The genomic region GTAGGCATTTCCAATCCCATTGTTAGATGCGGTTTCAGGATACTTTTTCTGGGCAATAGTGAAAGCCTGCACGGTTGCATATAAACTTAATAATGCAAAAACAGGGTGGGGAAGAAGGAGCGATAAAAGACGCATGATCTTTTTCAGGCTCATGCTTTTGATGGTATTAAAAAATATCTTAAAGGTCCTCATAAAAAAAATCTCTCCCTAATTAGAGAGAGACTGTATAATGTTTGTTACAGATCTTAAGCTTTAACGGCTAATAAATTTACTGTTTTGGCTATTGTATCTTTAATTTCAGTTCTTTTTACGATGAAATCCACGAACCCTTTTTCCTGTAGGAATTCAGAGGTCTGGAAGCCTTCCGGAAGATCTCTTCCGATGGTTTCACGGATTACTCTTGGACCTGCAAAACCGATCAGTGCTCCCGGTTCAGCCATAATAATATCTGCTGTCATAGCGAAAGAAGCGGTAATTCCTCCAAAAGTAGGGTCGCAAAGGTAAGCAATGTATAAAAGTCCTGCTTCAGAAAGCTGGGCAAGCTTGGCCTGTACTTTGGCAAGCTGCATCAGTGAATAGGTTGCTTCCTGCATTCTTGCTCCTCCGGACTGGCAGATGATCATGTAAGGAAGTTTGTTGGCAATGCAATAATCTATTGCTCTTCTGATCTTTTCTCCCATTACAGAACCCAGAGATCCGCCGATAAATGCAAAATCCATACAGGAAACTACCATTTCGGTCCCTTTTACGGTTCCTACTGCATTTCTGATGGAATCTGTAAGCTTTGTCTTAGCTTTTACTTCTTTCAAACGGTCTTTATAAGGTTTTGTATCCTTGAAATTTAAGATGTCAATACTTTCAACATTGGCATCCAGTTCTGTAAACTTACCTTCGTCAAAAAGGATGTCAAAAAATTCTG from Chryseobacterium shigense harbors:
- the accD gene encoding acetyl-CoA carboxylase, carboxyltransferase subunit beta, translated to MAFEWFKRQAKNITTSTDEKKDVPKGLWHQTPSGKVVEHDELRRNNYVSPEDGFHVRIGSAEFFDILFDEGKFTELDANVESIDILNFKDTKPYKDRLKEVKAKTKLTDSIRNAVGTVKGTEMVVSCMDFAFIGGSLGSVMGEKIRRAIDYCIANKLPYMIICQSGGARMQEATYSLMQLAKVQAKLAQLSEAGLLYIAYLCDPTFGGITASFAMTADIIMAEPGALIGFAGPRVIRETIGRDLPEGFQTSEFLQEKGFVDFIVKRTEIKDTIAKTVNLLAVKA